From Centropristis striata isolate RG_2023a ecotype Rhode Island chromosome 16, C.striata_1.0, whole genome shotgun sequence, a single genomic window includes:
- the LOC131988438 gene encoding homeodomain-interacting protein kinase 1-like has product MNFSVSVGDVITSPSSPYVVQHLLGSGAFGAVTQCKKITTNEIVALKIIKDKLCIEEAKEEAAILQMMKKQGSDNFNVVRWNDSFTFEERFHLEFEKLDMSLYEFQQTRPFKCLELKDIRPILQQVATALEFLKNIGLVHADLKPENIMIVDHFRQPLRVKVIDFGLTCNHPEAQTGVILQSLWYRSPEILLGSPFNEAIDVWSLGCIAAEMLTGKALFAEYNEYDTMRSICYTVGKPTDRMLNAGRYTRRYFRAFYPQFDAPTWKLMSSLEVRNFASSPRTATSLSDLLKTSHQLSGEDAMAIECDRISFVDLLTKLLTVDPSERITPSKILQHPFITKNQIFGAFENSAHVNSSVEQIISCCNHITNAGPEVAQNEASTSTASLATHPEEGRPAVLQSKVLPILQSTTIKKSLPTKRKRDGDKSERVNNPDTIPAKRRRIESQDAAETDAKISLLKSLPKKRKRGEAESRTSEDISPPKQKRRVNLDKEPFDSIQKLLSNKKEVPSSLTTVHRAHSCARASCASGKRWTSSDEALLSAGPPWKPA; this is encoded by the exons ATGAACTTTTCAGTGTCTGTAGGAGACGTAATCACCTCCCCTTCCTCACCATACGTGGTGCAGCATCTCCTGGGTTCTGGCGCCTTCGGAGCAGTCACCCAGTGCAAAAAGATAACCACCAATGAAATTGTGGCTTTAAAAATCATCAAAGACAAGCTTTGCATTGAAGAGGCAAAAGAAGAG GCTGCCATCCTTCAAATGATGAAAAAGCAGGgctcagacaatttcaatgtCGTCAGATGGAATGACTCCTTCACTTTTGAGGAACGTTTTCATCTGGAGTTTGAGAAGCTGGACATGAGTCTCTATGAGTTCCAGCAGACTCGCCCTTTTAAGTGTCTTGAGTTAAAAGACATACGGCCCATTCTgcaacag GTGGCAACTGCTCTTGAGTTTCTGAAGAACATTGGACTCGTTCATGCAGATCTAAAACCAGAAAACATCATGATAGTGGACCATTTTAGGCAGCCATTGAGAGTCAAAGTAATTGACTTTGGCCTAACCTGCAACCATCCTGAGGCACAGACCGGTGTCATCCTCCAGAGCCTGTGGTACAG GTCTCCAGAAATCCTGCTGGGCAGTCCCTTCAACGAGGCCATTGACGTTTGGTCTCTGGGCTGCATTGCTGCCGAAATGCTCACGGGCAAAGCACTGTTCGCCGAATATAATGAGTATGATACG ATGAGAAGTATCTGCTACACAGTTGGAAAGCCAACGGACCGCATGCTGAATGCTGGACGTTACACAAGGCGGTATTTTCGTGCATTCTACCCGCAATTTGACGCCCCCACGTGGAAATTAATG TCATCCCTTGAAGTGAGAAACTTTGCAAGTTCTCCACGAACGGCCACCAGCCTGAGTGATCTTTTGAAG ACATCTCATCAACTCTCAGGAGAAGATGCAATGGCCATTGAATGTGACCGGATAAGCTTTGTAGACCTGCTCACAAAGCTTCTGACTGTGGATCCTTCTGAGAGAATAACACCAAGCAAAATTCTTCAGCATCCATTTATAACAAAGAACCAGATCTTTGGCGCTTTTGAAAACAGCGCTCA TGTCAATTCATCTGTGGAGCAAATTATTTCGTGTTGCAACCACATCACTAATGCTGGACCGGAGGTGGCTCAGAATGAGGCCTCCACCAGCACTGCAAGCCTGGCCACCCACCCTGAAGAAGGTCGTCCTGCTGTTCTGCAAAGCAAGGTTCTACCTATTCTCCAGAGCACCACCATCAAAAAGAGTCTAccaacaaagagaaaaagagatggTGACAAATCAGAACGTGTCAACAA TCCAGACACCATCCCCGCCAAGAGAAGGAGGATTGAAAGCCAAGATGCAGCTGAGACAGATGCTAAAATCAGCTTGCTAAAGTCCTTgccgaaaaagagaaagaggggtGAGGCTGAGTCCAGGACCTCTGAAGACATCTCCCCACCAAAACAGAAGAGGAGAGTCAACCTGGACAAAGAACCGTTTGACAGCATCCAAA aacTACTGAGCAACAAAAAGGAGGTACCGTCCAGCCTGACCACAGTCCACCGTGCACACTCGTGTGCAAGGGCGTCCTGCGCTAGTGGGAAAAGATGGACTTCATCTGATGAAGCTCTGCTGTCAGCTGGTCCACCCTGGAAGCCAGCTTAG